Proteins encoded by one window of Actinocorallia herbida:
- a CDS encoding sulfite exporter TauE/SafE family protein, whose translation MEHHLLGFLAGALIAVVTAPVGVSGAVFLLPVQLSVLHVPNPAVTPTNLLYNVVSGPGALVRYLRRGQLGGPLVRLLVLGTLPGVVAGALIRVFALPGPQVFKLLVGAFLLPLGLWLVRRTLRPAPDGTAPALPEPSPRTVSGLALGVGVIGGIYGIGGGSILGPILAGRGIPMARVAPAALASTFVTSIVGALTYLVLSFFTAGDIAPHWTLGIACGLGGLVGGYVGAHLQPRMPERALRLLLGVLACGLAVLYLTDALR comes from the coding sequence GTGGAGCATCACCTGCTCGGATTCCTCGCCGGGGCGCTCATCGCGGTCGTCACCGCCCCGGTGGGCGTCTCCGGCGCGGTGTTCCTGCTCCCGGTACAGCTCAGCGTGCTGCACGTGCCGAACCCCGCGGTGACCCCGACCAACCTGCTCTACAACGTCGTGTCCGGGCCCGGGGCGCTGGTCCGGTACCTGCGGCGCGGGCAGCTCGGCGGCCCCCTGGTCCGGCTGCTGGTCCTCGGCACCCTGCCCGGCGTCGTCGCCGGGGCGCTCATCCGGGTCTTCGCCCTGCCCGGACCGCAGGTCTTCAAGCTCCTGGTCGGGGCCTTCCTGCTGCCGCTCGGGCTCTGGCTGGTGCGCCGGACGCTCCGCCCGGCTCCTGACGGGACGGCCCCGGCCCTCCCCGAGCCGTCGCCGCGGACCGTGTCCGGGCTCGCCCTGGGCGTCGGCGTCATCGGCGGGATCTACGGGATCGGCGGCGGCTCGATCCTCGGGCCGATCCTCGCCGGGCGCGGCATCCCCATGGCCCGGGTCGCGCCCGCCGCACTCGCCTCGACGTTCGTCACCTCGATCGTCGGCGCCCTCACCTACCTCGTGCTGTCGTTCTTCACGGCCGGCGACATCGCCCCGCACTGGACCCTCGGCATCGCCTGCGGCCTCGGCGGACTCGTCGGCGGGTACGTCGGCGCCCACCTCCAGCCGCGGATGCCGGAACGGGCGCTCCGCCTGCTGCTCGGCGTCCTCGCCTGCGGCCTCGCCGTCCTCTACCTCACCGACGCCCTCCGCTGA
- a CDS encoding HAD-IIA family hydrolase, whose amino-acid sequence MNERMPIECWLSDMDGVLVHEGKPVPGAEAFIAKVVDSGKRFLVLTNNSIYTPRDLSARLAAAGLNIGPEMIWTSALATAKFLNDQRPHGTAYVIGESGLTTALHEVGYILTDLDPEYVVLGETRNYSFDQITRAVRLIERGARFICTNPDPIGPSQEGSLPACGAVAAMITKATGVEPYFVGKPNPLMMRSAIRQVAGHSESTAMIGDRMDTDVVAGMEAGLETILVLTGVTRRHEVERFPYRPSRIVDSVADLIDLIG is encoded by the coding sequence ATGAACGAGCGGATGCCCATCGAATGCTGGCTGTCGGACATGGACGGGGTCCTCGTGCACGAGGGGAAGCCCGTCCCCGGGGCGGAAGCCTTCATCGCAAAGGTCGTGGATTCGGGGAAGCGCTTCCTCGTCCTCACCAACAACTCCATCTACACGCCGCGCGACCTCTCGGCCCGGCTCGCCGCGGCGGGCCTGAACATCGGGCCGGAGATGATCTGGACGTCAGCCCTGGCGACCGCGAAGTTCCTCAACGACCAGCGGCCCCACGGCACGGCTTACGTCATCGGGGAATCCGGTCTGACCACGGCCCTGCACGAGGTCGGCTACATACTCACCGACCTCGACCCGGAGTACGTGGTGCTCGGGGAGACCCGGAACTACAGCTTCGACCAGATCACCCGGGCGGTACGGCTGATCGAGCGCGGGGCGCGGTTCATCTGCACCAACCCCGACCCGATCGGCCCGTCCCAGGAGGGCTCGCTGCCCGCCTGCGGCGCGGTCGCGGCGATGATCACCAAGGCGACGGGGGTCGAGCCGTACTTCGTCGGCAAGCCGAACCCGCTCATGATGCGCAGCGCGATCCGGCAGGTCGCGGGGCACAGCGAGTCGACGGCGATGATCGGCGACCGGATGGACACCGATGTGGTCGCGGGCATGGAGGCGGGCCTGGAGACGATCCTCGTTCTCACCGGGGTGACCCGCAGGCACGAGGTCGAGCGGTTCCCCTACCGTCCGTCACGAATCGTTGACTCTGTGGCGGACCTTATCGACCTTATCGGTTGA
- a CDS encoding Lrp/AsnC family transcriptional regulator: protein MPDPLPESTAELDELDFLLVAALQRDPRADWVTIGAALDVDASTAARRWSRLSNAGIAWLTCYPTSLPGARPIVAMIEIDCVRGRMHEVAAELAEDPHLFTIEHLTGGRDLMLTAIFGGQAELARYTGFRLGAMPGVAATRTQLATTLHAEGSRWRLDRHGQGPGAIPGRGALTAGDLDFIRVLSDDVRQSAASLAARTGLSPTTVRRRLARMEREGSIAYRCEVAHSRSGWPVSVTFWGAVPARRVGEVTARLAGLRETRMCVSLSGEYNLLFTAWLRSVDAIPAFEASLAEHSPELVVTDRAIALWKLKFAGHLLDPQGRHLRSVPLAPWAAGESAEAEARLLRALALGPG, encoded by the coding sequence ATGCCCGATCCACTACCGGAATCCACCGCGGAACTCGACGAGCTCGACTTCCTCCTCGTCGCCGCCCTCCAGCGCGATCCCCGTGCCGACTGGGTGACGATCGGCGCCGCGCTGGACGTCGACGCCTCCACCGCGGCCCGCCGCTGGTCCCGGTTGAGCAACGCGGGCATCGCCTGGCTGACGTGCTATCCGACGTCCCTGCCCGGCGCCCGTCCGATCGTCGCCATGATCGAGATCGACTGCGTGCGCGGCAGGATGCACGAGGTGGCGGCCGAGCTGGCCGAGGACCCCCACCTGTTCACCATCGAGCACCTGACCGGCGGCCGGGACCTCATGCTCACCGCGATCTTCGGCGGGCAGGCCGAGCTGGCCCGCTACACCGGCTTCCGGCTCGGCGCGATGCCGGGGGTCGCCGCGACCCGCACCCAGCTCGCCACCACCCTGCACGCCGAGGGCAGCCGCTGGCGGCTCGACCGGCACGGGCAGGGCCCCGGCGCGATCCCCGGCCGCGGCGCGCTCACCGCCGGTGACCTCGACTTCATCCGGGTGCTGAGCGACGACGTCAGGCAGAGCGCCGCGTCCCTCGCCGCGAGGACGGGCCTCAGCCCGACGACGGTGCGGCGCCGGCTGGCCCGGATGGAGCGGGAAGGCTCGATCGCCTACCGGTGCGAGGTCGCCCACTCCCGGTCGGGCTGGCCCGTCAGCGTGACGTTCTGGGGCGCCGTCCCGGCCCGCCGGGTCGGCGAGGTCACCGCACGGCTCGCCGGGCTGCGCGAGACCCGCATGTGCGTGTCCCTCTCGGGGGAGTACAATCTCCTGTTCACGGCGTGGCTGCGCTCGGTGGACGCCATCCCGGCCTTCGAGGCCTCGCTCGCCGAGCACAGCCCCGAACTCGTCGTCACCGACCGGGCGATCGCCCTGTGGAAGCTCAAGTTCGCCGGGCACCTCCTGGATCCCCAGGGCCGCCACCTGCGCTCGGTCCCCCTGGCGCCCTGGGCCGCCGGCGAGTCCGCCGAAGCCGAGGCCCGCCTGCTGCGCGCGCTCGCGCTCGGCCCCGGCTGA
- a CDS encoding isocitrate lyase/PEP mutase family protein, whose protein sequence is MTRTAHPADRLRARLAADTPLMAAGAHDALSARLATEAGFEAIHLSGALVSAVTLGLPDLGYVGASDMLDALGRVTSGTDLPIIADADTGYGDPLQVAATVRRYERAGAAALHLEDQVMPKRCGHMEGTRLAPLEEAVGRLRAAAETRERLVLIARTDALRAAGRAEAMRRIAAFAAAGADAVFVEGAIDAATVAEAHDVSGGLPVLVNFSAAGQTPAPLADLGRAGCRIAIFPVAAALAAAAAMRDAYRSILATGAAPEPPFTWTDFTTLLGLPALSADEDRWKRIPAES, encoded by the coding sequence ATGACCCGCACCGCGCACCCCGCCGACCGACTCCGCGCCCGCCTCGCCGCGGACACCCCCCTGATGGCCGCGGGCGCGCACGACGCCCTCTCGGCCCGGCTGGCCACCGAGGCCGGATTCGAGGCGATCCACCTGTCGGGCGCGCTCGTCAGCGCCGTCACGCTCGGCCTGCCCGACCTGGGCTATGTCGGCGCGTCGGACATGCTCGACGCGCTCGGCCGGGTCACCTCCGGCACCGACCTGCCGATCATCGCCGACGCCGACACCGGCTACGGCGACCCGCTCCAGGTCGCCGCGACCGTCCGCCGGTACGAGCGGGCGGGCGCCGCCGCGCTGCACCTGGAGGACCAGGTGATGCCCAAGCGCTGCGGCCACATGGAGGGCACCCGCCTGGCTCCGCTGGAGGAGGCCGTCGGCCGCCTGCGCGCCGCCGCCGAGACCCGCGAACGGCTCGTGCTCATCGCCCGCACCGACGCGCTGCGCGCCGCGGGCCGCGCGGAGGCCATGCGCCGGATCGCCGCCTTCGCCGCCGCGGGCGCGGACGCGGTCTTCGTGGAGGGCGCGATCGACGCCGCGACCGTCGCCGAGGCACACGACGTCTCGGGCGGCCTCCCCGTCCTCGTCAACTTCTCCGCGGCGGGCCAGACCCCCGCCCCCCTCGCCGACCTCGGCCGCGCGGGCTGCCGCATCGCCATCTTCCCCGTCGCCGCCGCCTTGGCGGCCGCCGCCGCGATGCGCGACGCCTACCGCTCGATCCTCGCCACCGGCGCCGCCCCCGAGCCCCCCTTCACCTGGACCGACTTCACCACGCTCCTCGGCCTCCCCGCCCTCTCCGCCGACGAGGACCGATGGAAGCGGATCCCCGCCGAGTCCTGA
- a CDS encoding SIS domain-containing protein, whose protein sequence is MRAEGLARQLLGRRAGPGEALGREAARLGAACRAMAERFRRGGLLFSFGTGLAAADAAHVAVEFTHPVIVGKRALPAIALGAGAACDGGTGTGPHDALAARLRPLAGPADIALGLAADGDDPAVLRCLAAAREAGALTVALVGGDGTAAREAADHVLAVESADPLIVREIQVTTYHVLWELVHVFLAEGALTGAPSAQDLGGSHDR, encoded by the coding sequence ATGAGGGCTGAGGGGCTTGCGCGGCAGTTGCTCGGGCGGCGGGCGGGGCCCGGGGAGGCGCTCGGGCGGGAGGCGGCGCGGCTCGGGGCGGCGTGCCGGGCGATGGCCGAGAGATTCCGGCGCGGAGGGCTGCTGTTCTCGTTCGGGACGGGGCTCGCGGCGGCGGACGCCGCGCACGTCGCGGTCGAGTTCACCCATCCGGTGATCGTCGGCAAGCGCGCGCTGCCCGCGATCGCGCTGGGCGCGGGCGCCGCCTGCGACGGCGGCACGGGCACCGGCCCGCACGACGCGCTCGCAGCGCGGCTGCGGCCCCTTGCCGGGCCCGCCGACATCGCGCTGGGCCTCGCCGCCGACGGGGACGACCCTGCCGTGCTCCGCTGCCTCGCCGCGGCCAGGGAGGCCGGCGCGCTCACGGTCGCGCTCGTCGGCGGTGACGGCACGGCCGCGAGGGAGGCCGCCGACCATGTGCTCGCCGTGGAGTCCGCCGACCCGCTCATCGTGCGGGAGATCCAAGTCACCACCTACCACGTGCTGTGGGAGCTGGTTCACGTCTTTCTCGCGGAAGGCGCCCTCACCGGGGCGCCTTCCGCCCAAGACCTCGGGGGATCCCATGACCGGTGA
- a CDS encoding roadblock/LC7 domain-containing protein has protein sequence MSEERIWRELHGLRLRVPDMTGSLVATCDGFLVASDLPDLVEPDGMAAMTATELSLSDRVARTAADGAFEEVVIRNSGGHVAIYAVGPTAALAILAGPGVTLGRLHLEARPVARAIEAFLPEPTMERTRNVEPGPVAQGDDVDRWRPRRGDRRLQQWHGAGRAR, from the coding sequence ATGAGCGAAGAACGGATCTGGAGAGAGCTGCACGGGCTCCGTCTCAGGGTGCCGGACATGACCGGTTCCCTGGTCGCGACCTGCGACGGGTTCCTCGTCGCGAGCGACCTGCCCGACCTTGTGGAACCCGACGGGATGGCCGCGATGACCGCGACCGAGCTGTCCCTGTCCGACCGTGTCGCCCGTACCGCGGCCGACGGCGCCTTCGAGGAGGTCGTCATCCGCAACAGCGGCGGACATGTCGCGATCTACGCCGTGGGCCCGACCGCGGCCCTGGCGATCCTCGCCGGTCCGGGGGTCACCCTCGGCCGGCTCCATCTGGAGGCCAGGCCCGTGGCACGGGCCATCGAGGCCTTCTTGCCGGAACCCACCATGGAAAGGACGAGAAATGTCGAACCTGGACCAGTCGCTCAAGGAGATGATGTCGATCGATGGCGCCCTCGGCGTGGCGATCGTCGACTACAGCAGTGGCATGGCGCTGGGCGTGCTCGGTAG
- a CDS encoding HypC/HybG/HupF family hydrogenase formation chaperone, translating to MTGEDAVPLCLGEVCITCSDSAVAVRVRELLPGGLAMVDTEAGPEEVSVALVDARPGDLVLVHAKEAIAIVEAGA from the coding sequence ATGACCGGTGAAGACGCCGTCCCGCTCTGCCTGGGCGAGGTGTGCATCACCTGCTCCGACAGCGCCGTCGCCGTACGCGTGCGCGAACTGCTCCCCGGCGGCCTCGCCATGGTCGACACCGAAGCGGGCCCGGAAGAGGTGAGCGTCGCCCTGGTCGACGCCCGCCCCGGCGACCTCGTCCTCGTGCACGCCAAGGAGGCCATCGCCATCGTGGAGGCCGGCGCGTGA
- a CDS encoding MFS transporter has product MTAGTVPSGADEPGGGLKEASVGAVVGILVFFELTSGFLQGGLTPLLPDLGEHHHIADSSLNWVQSLQLLAAAVCVPTFGRLGDLHGHRRMLRIALVMLAAGTVLVAIAPNLQVLLLGRVLQGSLAALLPLEVALVKDRLPEDKARQAIARLVGSLTFGGLLGAVIMGVVHDAVGDVRVALLLPALLTLLCIPISYLKVPESVPRATGRADWPGIVLLGFSMIAILFGVSRAETDGWISGWTLAPLLLGFAVLAGWARYELGTADPLVDLRAMADRRIAPFFVVSFLFGVVFFGIQTPDTTFLAADPEVDGYGFGLTALNLSLMALPATVLAVVGSAFTARIAGGMGYRRALMLSFGLIAGGILFQVVLHDALWQLIVAKMCLGFGAGLALGAMPTVIVEAAEPSRTGVLTALYNNVKTLGGAVAGGVIASILATMALGDTPTEGAYVAVWLLCAVCAAAAAVAVRFARRTETAPVR; this is encoded by the coding sequence GTGACGGCCGGGACGGTCCCGTCGGGCGCCGATGAGCCGGGCGGCGGCCTCAAGGAGGCGTCGGTCGGCGCGGTCGTCGGCATCCTCGTCTTCTTCGAGCTCACCAGCGGCTTCCTCCAGGGCGGCCTCACCCCGCTGCTCCCCGACCTGGGCGAGCACCACCACATCGCCGACTCCAGCCTCAACTGGGTGCAGTCGCTCCAGCTCCTCGCCGCCGCCGTGTGCGTCCCGACCTTCGGGCGGCTCGGCGACCTGCACGGGCACCGGCGGATGCTGCGGATCGCGCTGGTCATGCTCGCGGCGGGCACCGTGCTCGTCGCGATCGCGCCGAACCTCCAGGTGCTGCTGCTCGGCCGGGTCCTCCAGGGCTCACTCGCGGCGCTGCTGCCGCTGGAGGTCGCCCTGGTCAAGGACCGGCTGCCCGAGGACAAGGCCCGCCAGGCCATCGCCCGGCTCGTCGGCTCGCTCACCTTCGGCGGCCTGCTCGGCGCGGTGATCATGGGCGTGGTGCACGACGCGGTCGGCGACGTCCGGGTCGCGCTGCTGCTGCCCGCGCTGCTCACCCTGCTGTGCATCCCGATCTCCTACCTCAAGGTGCCCGAGAGCGTGCCGCGCGCGACCGGCCGCGCCGACTGGCCCGGCATCGTGCTGCTCGGCTTCTCGATGATCGCGATCCTCTTCGGCGTCTCACGGGCCGAGACGGACGGCTGGATCTCCGGCTGGACGCTCGCGCCGCTGCTCCTCGGCTTCGCCGTGCTCGCGGGGTGGGCGCGCTACGAGCTCGGCACCGCCGACCCGCTGGTGGACCTGCGGGCGATGGCCGACCGGCGGATCGCGCCCTTCTTCGTGGTGTCCTTCCTCTTCGGCGTCGTCTTCTTCGGCATCCAGACCCCCGACACCACCTTCCTCGCGGCCGACCCGGAGGTCGACGGCTACGGCTTCGGCCTGACCGCGCTGAACCTGTCGCTCATGGCGCTGCCCGCGACGGTCCTCGCCGTCGTCGGCTCGGCGTTCACCGCCCGGATCGCGGGGGGCATGGGCTACCGGCGCGCGCTGATGCTGTCGTTCGGCCTCATCGCGGGCGGCATCCTGTTCCAGGTCGTGCTGCACGACGCGCTGTGGCAGCTGATCGTCGCCAAGATGTGCCTGGGCTTCGGCGCGGGCCTCGCCCTCGGCGCCATGCCCACGGTGATCGTCGAGGCCGCCGAGCCGAGCCGCACCGGCGTCCTCACCGCGCTCTACAACAACGTGAAGACGCTCGGCGGCGCGGTCGCGGGCGGCGTGATCGCCTCGATCCTGGCCACCATGGCGCTCGGCGACACCCCGACCGAGGGCGCCTATGTCGCCGTATGGCTGCTGTGCGCGGTCTGCGCGGCGGCGGCCGCGGTCGCCGTCCGCTTCGCCAGGAGAACGGAGACCGCCCCGGTGCGGTAG
- a CDS encoding AzlD domain-containing protein — protein MPLLAVLVLAAGTYAFRVAGPLAARRLDLERLRGPLVGAAVVLLLALAVTSAVADGQEFAGWARPAGVAVAAVLAWRRASFVVVVSAAAAVTAGLRLLGVP, from the coding sequence ATGCCTCTGCTCGCTGTGCTCGTGCTGGCCGCGGGCACCTATGCCTTTCGGGTCGCGGGGCCGCTGGCCGCGCGGCGGCTCGATCTGGAGCGGCTGCGCGGGCCGCTCGTCGGGGCGGCCGTGGTGCTGCTGCTGGCGCTCGCGGTGACCTCGGCGGTCGCCGACGGGCAGGAGTTCGCCGGATGGGCGCGGCCCGCGGGCGTCGCGGTCGCCGCGGTCCTCGCCTGGCGCAGGGCCTCGTTCGTGGTGGTGGTGTCGGCCGCCGCCGCGGTCACCGCGGGGCTTCGCCTGCTCGGCGTGCCTTGA
- a CDS encoding transcriptional regulator — translation MRQIRAQLERLAREQATGTLLLGDDGAFHLLDGQVVHAETGLAPSLHDLLTASGRLSEQGWEGLRTRGPGQGPASPARLTGTELEAHALIQLFDAAFFLLRSAHEPEFHGGKRAYWPDCLAVDPVTLCVETRRRRGLLDEAWPSPLADDGPVEPVRRLRRQRVILTGLQMEILLNADGRKTPSGLARELGRTRFGCTLAVRGLVASALVREPEPAAGGDPAPRGRIGGAPLRDQGAPPFGGPTKWADVDLALLTQLHDALRELE, via the coding sequence ATGAGGCAGATCCGCGCCCAGCTCGAGCGCCTCGCCCGGGAACAGGCCACGGGCACGCTCCTCCTAGGTGACGACGGAGCCTTCCACCTCCTCGACGGACAGGTCGTGCACGCCGAGACCGGTCTCGCCCCCAGCCTGCACGACCTGCTGACGGCGTCGGGGCGGCTCAGCGAACAGGGCTGGGAAGGGCTGCGGACGCGGGGCCCCGGGCAAGGCCCCGCGTCCCCGGCCCGACTCACCGGCACCGAGCTCGAGGCGCACGCGCTCATCCAGCTGTTCGACGCGGCGTTCTTCCTGCTCCGCTCGGCGCACGAGCCGGAGTTCCACGGGGGCAAGCGCGCCTACTGGCCGGACTGCCTCGCGGTGGACCCGGTGACGCTCTGCGTGGAGACGCGCCGCCGCAGGGGCCTCCTGGACGAGGCGTGGCCCTCGCCCCTCGCCGACGACGGCCCGGTCGAGCCGGTGCGCAGGCTGCGCCGTCAGCGCGTCATCCTCACCGGTCTCCAGATGGAGATCCTGCTGAACGCCGACGGCCGCAAGACCCCGTCCGGGCTCGCGCGGGAGCTCGGACGGACCCGTTTCGGGTGCACCCTCGCCGTGCGCGGCCTCGTCGCCTCGGCGCTCGTCCGCGAACCCGAGCCCGCAGCCGGGGGAGACCCCGCGCCGCGCGGTCGGATCGGGGGTGCGCCCCTGCGGGACCAGGGGGCACCGCCCTTCGGCGGGCCGACGAAATGGGCCGATGTCGATCTCGCCTTGCTGACACAGCTACATGACGCGCTGAGGGAGCTGGAATGA
- a CDS encoding AzlC family ABC transporter permease translates to MDRGTLRDIGLVSVADALVGVSFGALALAGGLPLWVPVAMSVLVFAGGAQFAALGVVLAGGGAVTAVVTALVLNARLLPFGLATADVLEGRPWRRLVGAHLLTDESVAFTLRHTDPRQRRLAYWVCGIALFVVWNLAVLVGAYAGGVLEDVNALGLDAAFPAVLLALVMPALAERRTRGIALVGAAVALALTPLLPPGLPVLLAPAAAVPLLLRARRAETS, encoded by the coding sequence ATGGATCGCGGCACGCTCCGCGACATCGGCCTGGTCAGCGTCGCCGACGCGCTCGTCGGCGTGTCCTTCGGCGCGCTCGCGCTCGCGGGCGGCCTGCCCCTGTGGGTGCCGGTGGCCATGTCGGTGCTGGTGTTCGCCGGCGGCGCGCAGTTCGCGGCGCTGGGCGTCGTGCTCGCCGGGGGCGGCGCGGTCACCGCGGTGGTCACCGCCCTGGTGCTCAACGCGCGGCTGCTTCCGTTCGGGCTGGCCACCGCCGACGTCCTCGAGGGGCGCCCGTGGCGGCGGCTGGTCGGCGCGCACCTGCTCACCGACGAGTCCGTGGCGTTCACGCTGCGGCACACCGACCCACGCCAGCGCAGGCTGGCCTACTGGGTGTGCGGGATCGCCCTGTTCGTCGTGTGGAACCTCGCGGTGCTGGTCGGCGCGTACGCGGGCGGCGTGCTGGAGGACGTCAACGCCCTCGGACTCGACGCGGCCTTCCCCGCGGTGCTGCTCGCGCTCGTGATGCCCGCCCTGGCGGAGCGCCGCACCCGCGGCATCGCGCTCGTCGGCGCCGCCGTGGCGCTCGCCCTGACCCCGCTGCTCCCACCCGGCCTGCCGGTGCTGCTGGCACCGGCCGCCGCCGTCCCCCTCCTGCTGCGCGCCCGTCGCGCCGAGACCTCCTGA
- a CDS encoding helix-turn-helix domain-containing protein gives MDFFAERPSGGAQSSEQEPTISTPDIITTIATSLRRERERAGLSLTELARRAKLAKSTLSQLESGTGNPSVETLWALSLALRVPFSRLVEPPLPPVHVIRADEGPYTRSEEAPYGVALLSPCPPGARRDLFRIVAEPGAPRLTTTPHQAGVREHVVLAEGRALVGPVDATVELDPGDYVCYPGDTQHIFEALAPGTTAVMIIEQT, from the coding sequence GTGGACTTCTTTGCCGAACGTCCGAGCGGCGGCGCGCAGTCCAGCGAACAGGAGCCGACGATCAGCACCCCGGACATCATCACGACCATCGCGACCTCCCTGCGCCGCGAGCGCGAGCGCGCGGGCCTCTCGCTCACCGAATTGGCCCGCCGGGCGAAGCTCGCCAAGTCCACGCTGTCCCAGCTGGAGTCGGGCACCGGCAACCCCAGCGTGGAGACGCTCTGGGCGCTCAGCCTCGCCCTCAGGGTCCCGTTCAGCCGCCTGGTAGAGCCGCCGCTGCCGCCGGTCCATGTGATCCGCGCCGACGAGGGGCCCTACACCCGGTCCGAGGAGGCGCCCTACGGCGTCGCCCTTCTCTCGCCGTGCCCACCCGGCGCCCGGCGCGACCTCTTCCGGATCGTCGCCGAGCCCGGCGCGCCCCGCCTCACCACGACGCCGCACCAGGCGGGCGTGCGCGAGCACGTCGTCCTGGCCGAAGGCCGCGCCCTCGTCGGACCGGTCGACGCCACCGTCGAACTGGACCCGGGCGACTACGTCTGCTACCCCGGGGACACCCAGCACATCTTCGAGGCCCTCGCCCCCGGCACCACCGCGGTGATGATCATCGAGCAGACCTGA
- a CDS encoding M20 metallopeptidase family protein yields the protein MFTLDDAAELAPELQRLRRDLHRRPEIGLDLPRTRDRILTALDGLPLEVATGERLSSVTAVLRGGRPGPSVLLRADMDALPVQEDTGVDYSSQVAGAMHACGHDLHVAGLVGAARLLADRRHDLAGDVVFMFQPGEEGYGGAPIMIEEGVLDAAGSRPIAAYALHVFSTMMPAGIIGTRPGTLLAASDSFDVTIRGAGGHGSSPHVTRDPIPAMAEMILALQTRVARAINVLDPAVVTVGSAHAGSARNVIPETAQLQGTVRTFSEQTRHDVREIVIETIEGIAKAHRVEVDLDYRFVYPVTDNTATEAAFALETAVDLFGEMRAFEAPQPLAGSEDFSFVLNEVGGAMLGMSACPADRDPATAPMNHAPQAAFDDVVLPDAALLLATLATRRLAKAGGA from the coding sequence ATGTTCACCTTGGATGACGCGGCCGAGTTGGCCCCCGAACTGCAGCGTCTGCGCCGCGATCTGCACCGCCGGCCCGAGATCGGGCTCGACCTCCCCCGGACCCGGGACCGGATCCTCACCGCGCTCGACGGCCTCCCCCTGGAGGTCGCCACGGGTGAGCGCCTCAGCTCCGTCACCGCCGTGCTGCGCGGCGGCCGCCCCGGCCCGTCCGTCCTGCTGCGCGCCGACATGGACGCGCTGCCGGTCCAGGAGGACACGGGCGTCGACTACTCTTCGCAGGTCGCCGGAGCCATGCACGCCTGCGGCCACGACCTGCACGTCGCGGGCCTGGTCGGCGCGGCCCGTCTGCTCGCCGACCGGCGCCACGACCTCGCGGGGGACGTGGTCTTCATGTTCCAGCCGGGCGAGGAGGGCTACGGCGGTGCCCCCATCATGATCGAGGAGGGCGTCCTGGACGCCGCGGGCTCCCGGCCCATCGCCGCGTACGCCCTGCACGTGTTCTCGACCATGATGCCCGCCGGCATCATCGGGACCCGGCCCGGCACCCTGCTGGCCGCCAGCGACTCCTTCGACGTGACGATCCGGGGCGCGGGCGGGCACGGCTCGTCCCCGCACGTCACCCGTGACCCCATCCCGGCCATGGCCGAGATGATCCTGGCGCTCCAGACGCGGGTCGCCCGCGCGATCAACGTCCTGGACCCCGCGGTCGTCACCGTCGGCTCCGCGCACGCGGGCAGCGCCCGCAACGTCATCCCCGAGACCGCGCAGCTCCAGGGCACCGTCCGGACGTTCTCGGAGCAGACCAGGCACGACGTCCGCGAGATCGTCATCGAGACGATCGAGGGCATCGCCAAGGCGCACCGGGTCGAGGTCGACCTCGACTACAGGTTCGTCTACCCGGTGACCGACAACACCGCGACAGAGGCGGCCTTCGCCCTGGAGACCGCGGTCGACCTCTTCGGTGAGATGCGCGCGTTCGAGGCGCCCCAGCCGCTCGCCGGATCCGAGGACTTCTCCTTCGTCCTCAACGAGGTCGGCGGCGCCATGCTCGGCATGAGCGCCTGCCCGGCCGACCGCGACCCCGCCACCGCGCCCATGAACCACGCCCCGCAGGCCGCGTTCGACGACGTCGTGCTGCCCGACGCCGCGCTCCTGCTCGCCACCCTCGCCACCCGCAGACTGGCCAAGGCGGGCGGCGCGTGA